In the Arachis ipaensis cultivar K30076 chromosome B10, Araip1.1, whole genome shotgun sequence genome, one interval contains:
- the LOC110268380 gene encoding uncharacterized protein LOC110268380, translating into MADVPPPTSSELLRMVTELQQANQRMAEDNQRMQNQIAQLEHARLEHNNNNHEQHGNDERQSIPTHVSDTPQHRDDEEQQNEEAQPEDEAENPDNSVGPFTAEIMNFQLPRQFTLPTTLTPYDGLGDPKQHVKKFRSIMIVNGASDPILCRCFPSFLDGHALDWFCSLPADSISRFQELAKQFEDHFAASAIYLHDSDYLTTIKQGPQESLKDYITRFTKVVMSIPDLHPEVHLHAIKSGLRPGKFQETIAVAKPKTLAEFRKKARGQIDIEELRQARKSEKSAAKDDERARDTKKGNYPEPRNVDKSKYCTFHQKHGHTTDECIIAKDLLERLARQDHLDKFIAGHIQKRTASGSEQPSTGQSSKERDKAPAQPRGVINCISGGYAGGGSTNSARKRTYRAMLMVEGADHNSAPIPELPELTFRPTDFNSGHTNYDDPVVVSIQLGDLIVRKALLDPGSSADVLFFATFQKMKLSTNILQPYSGDLVGFSGERVPVFKPKVNPRGSFNLHHF; encoded by the exons ATGGCTGATGTTCCTCCCCCAACCTCATCCGAGCTTCTAAGGATGGTCACCGAGCTTCAACAAGCTAACCAACGAATGGCGGAGGACAATCAGCGTATGCAAAATCAAATCGCGCAACTGGAACATGCTCGTCTGGAGCATAACAATAATAACCATGAACAACACGGGAATGATGAACGGCAATCGATACCAACTCATGTCTCGGATACCCCGCAACATAGGGATGACGAGGAACAACAAAATGAAGAAGCCCAACCTGAAGATGAGGCAGAAAACCCAGATAACTCTGTAGGACCGTTCACAGCTGAGATAATGAACTTCCAGCTACCCAGACAGTTCACTCTACCGACCACACTAACCCCATATGACGGGCTGGGAGACCCAAAACAACATGTTAAAAAATTCCGATCAATCATGATCGTTAACGGTGCCTCTGATCCTATTTTATGTCGATGTTTTCCTTCTTTTTTAGATGGTCatgcacttgattggttttgttccTTGCCTGCAGATTCTATTTCACGTTTTCAGGAGTTAGCCAAGCAGTTTGAGGACCATTTTGCAGCTTCGGCAATATATCTTCACGACTCTGACTACTTAACAACCATCAAACAGGGTCCACAGGAAAGTCTGAAGGACTACATAACTCGGTTCACTAAGGTCGTCATGAGTATTCCGGACCTCCATCCCGAGGTGCACCTCCATGCTATTAAAAGTGGTCTTCGTCCAGGGAAATTCCAAGAAACCATCGCGGTAGCTAAACCGAAAACTCTTGCCGAATTCCGCAAAAAAGCTAGGGGACAGATTGATATTGAAGAGCTTCGCCAGGCACGGAAGTCAGAAAAATCAGCCGCTAAAGATGACGAAAGAGCTCGGGATACCAAGAAGG GCAATTACCCCGAGCCCAGAAACGTCGACAAATCTAAATACTGCACCTTTCATCAGAAGCATGGTCATACAACTGATGAGTGTATAATTGCTAAAGATCTCCTAGAGCGGTTGGCACGACAAGACCATCTTGATAAATTTATTGCAGGTCACATTCAAAAGAGAACGGCATCCGGCTCCGAGCAACCCTCAACAGGACAATCATCAAAAGAAAGGGATAAGGCCCCAGCTCAACCACGGGGAGTAATCAATTGTATTTCAGGGGGCTATGCCGGTGGAGGAAGTACCAACTCGGCCAGAAAACGAACGTACCGAGCTATGTTAATGGTCGAAGGCGCTGACCATAACTCGGCACCGATCCCAGAGCTCCCCGAACTGACGTTTCGTCCTACTGACTTCAATTCCGGACATACGAACTACGACGACCCTGTAGTCGTCTCTATCCAATTGGGAGACCTTATTGTTCGGAAGGCATTGCTTGATCCAGGAAGTAGTGCTGATGTACTTTTTTTTGCaacatttcaaaaaatgaaaTTGAGCACTAACATTTTGCAGCCATATTCAGGAGACTTGGTCGGATTCTCAGGAGAACGAGTGCCCGTTTTCAAACCTAAGGTGAATCCGCGTGGATCCTTCAATTTACACCActtttga
- the LOC107623591 gene encoding uncharacterized protein LOC107623591 translates to MADHSDSSPLVPPIPVSDPSEIDLEAGPTEQIQCRICLETDGRDFIAPCKCKGTAKYVHRECLDHWRAVKEGFAFAHCTTCKAPYYLRVHVAADRKWRTLKFRFFVTRDILFIFLSVQLVIASLAYLVYLIDGYQQYWLRLLWGFDSELSFYYICGALLFFALLGLSGCFITCYDRRVRNDLAQPCRELCLCCCQPGVCADCHLPGTLCMWTDCTTCFESCGTMATECGGCLGGAGEAGLPLLFIMALIVLGLFTVIGIFYSVLVATMVGQRIWQRHYHILAKRMLTKEYVVEDVDGEQTGSDWSPPSLPPEHIQQLKTLGLL, encoded by the exons ATGGCGGATCACTCCGATTCTTCTCCTCTGGTCCCTCCCATACCTGTCTCTGATCCTTCCGAGATCGATCTCGAAGCTGGTCCAACCGAACAGATTCAGTGCCGGATTTGTCTTGAAACTGATG GTAGAGATTTCATAGCTCCTTGTAAGTGCAAAGGTACAGCAAAGTATGTACATCGAGAATGTTTGGATCATTGGCGAGCTGTTAAG GAAGGGTTTGCATTTGCTCACTGCACTACCTGCAAGGCTCCTTATTATTTGCGTGTTCATGTTGCTGCTGATAGAAAATGGCGTACCTTGAAATTTCGATTCTTTGTCACCAGAgacattttgtttatttttctgtctgTCCAGCTT GTCATTGCTTCGCTGGCTTATTTGGTTTATCTAATAGATGGTTACCAGCAGTATTGGCTTCGTCTTCTCTGGGGTTTTGATAGTGAACTGAGCTTTTACTACATTTGTG GAGCGCTGTTGTTTTTTGCCCTGCTTGGTCTTTCTGGGTGCTTCATCACTTGCTATGATCGACGAGTTCGCAATGATTTGGCTCAGCCTTGTAGAGAATTATGTCTTTGTTGCTGTCAACCTGG AGTTTGTGCAGACTGTCACTTGCCAGGCACACTTTGTATGTGGACTGACTGCACCACATGCTTTGAAAGTTGTGGAACAATGGCAACTGAATGTGGTGGATGTTTGGGAGGTGCTGGGGAAGCAGGACTACCATTATTATTCATAATGGCTTTGATTGTTCTGGGACTTTTCACTGTGATTGGGATATTTTACAGTGTATTGGTAGCTACCATGGTAGGACAACGGATATGGCAACGTCATTATCACATACTTGCAAAAAGAATGTTAACCAAG GAGTATGTGGTCGAAGATGTTGATGGAGAACAGACAGGGTCTGATTGGTCTCCCCCTTCTCTCCCACCTGAGCATATTCAACAGCTGAAGACACTGGGCCTCCTTTGA